Proteins encoded within one genomic window of Spirulina major PCC 6313:
- the csaB gene encoding polysaccharide pyruvyl transferase CsaB, giving the protein MGKKAILCGYYGKGNGGDEALLATLLQMLPENVQPIVLSGNPMETYKRYGVESCDRNSALALWDACRKADYFIWGGGSLMQDATSWASPIYYGGVMGLAQQQGLTCLAWGQGIGPLKRPFTRWLTKQVLQGCAAVSVRDRASANLVQQWDITPVLAPDPVWALTAEPWTGKPWPRPTVAVTLRPHPTLTRDRLHTLITALAQFQTQTDVHLLLVPFQASQDGPLAEAIAAQLPQPVEIIHEPNPYRLKGLFQQVDLAIGMRLHSLIMAASEGCRCVALSYDPKVTQLMASVGLAGWELTDLPTDADAIAAQWQASLAQEPMGQDAIALLKTEAQWHRDLLNMVINPQT; this is encoded by the coding sequence ATGGGAAAGAAAGCGATCTTATGTGGCTATTACGGCAAAGGCAACGGCGGTGATGAGGCGTTGTTAGCGACGTTGTTGCAGATGTTGCCGGAAAATGTGCAGCCGATTGTGCTGTCGGGAAACCCGATGGAAACCTATAAACGCTACGGGGTGGAAAGTTGCGATCGCAACTCTGCCCTTGCCCTTTGGGACGCTTGCCGCAAAGCGGACTATTTCATTTGGGGCGGCGGCAGTTTGATGCAGGATGCCACCAGTTGGGCCAGTCCGATCTATTACGGCGGGGTGATGGGATTGGCGCAACAACAGGGCTTAACCTGTCTCGCTTGGGGCCAGGGGATTGGGCCGTTAAAACGCCCCTTTACCCGTTGGCTCACGAAACAGGTTTTACAAGGCTGTGCAGCGGTATCAGTGCGCGATCGCGCTTCGGCCAACCTCGTCCAGCAGTGGGACATCACCCCCGTCCTCGCCCCTGACCCCGTTTGGGCCCTCACCGCCGAACCCTGGACGGGCAAACCCTGGCCCCGCCCCACCGTCGCCGTCACCCTGCGTCCTCATCCCACCCTGACGCGCGATCGCCTCCACACCCTAATCACCGCCCTCGCCCAATTCCAAACCCAAACCGACGTGCATCTGCTCCTGGTTCCCTTTCAAGCCAGCCAAGACGGCCCCCTCGCGGAAGCGATCGCCGCCCAACTCCCCCAACCCGTGGAGATTATCCACGAACCCAACCCCTACCGCCTCAAAGGTCTGTTTCAACAGGTGGATCTCGCCATTGGGATGCGTCTGCACAGTCTGATCATGGCCGCCTCCGAGGGCTGTCGCTGTGTGGCGTTGAGCTATGACCCGAAGGTGACGCAGTTGATGGCGAGTGTGGGGCTGGCCGGTTGGGAATTAACCGATTTGCCCACCGATGCCGATGCGATCGCTGCTCAATGGCAAGCCTCCTTAGCTCAGGAACCGATGGGCCAAGATGCGATCGCGCTGCTCAAAACCGAAGCACAATGGCACCGCGATCTATTGAACATGGTGATCAATCCCCAGACTTAA
- the radC gene encoding RadC family protein, which produces MSYSLRILDLPISERPRERLIEQGAKNLANAELLAILLATGQGPGKLSAVGLGQLILQTLGEGDRDPLDVLRQTDPQELMNIDGIGPAKAATILAAIELGKRAFLLRPAPRALIDTPQAAVDAFSHDLMWQAQERFAVLLLDVKNCLIGTQVISIGTATETLAHPRDIFREVIRKNATRVIVAHNHPSGSTDPSPEDIQLTAQLLQAAQLLAIPLLDHLILGNGNYSSLRKLTELWEQYPQGD; this is translated from the coding sequence ATGAGCTATAGTCTGCGCATTCTTGATCTACCTATTAGTGAACGCCCCCGCGAACGCCTGATCGAACAAGGGGCGAAAAATCTGGCCAATGCTGAACTATTGGCGATTCTCCTGGCCACGGGCCAAGGCCCTGGCAAGCTGTCCGCTGTGGGGTTGGGGCAATTGATATTGCAAACCTTGGGGGAGGGCGATCGCGATCCCCTTGATGTGTTGCGCCAAACTGACCCCCAAGAATTGATGAACATCGACGGCATCGGCCCAGCGAAAGCGGCCACAATCCTCGCAGCGATCGAACTGGGAAAACGTGCCTTTCTGCTCCGTCCCGCGCCCCGCGCCCTGATCGACACCCCCCAAGCCGCCGTCGATGCCTTCAGCCATGATCTGATGTGGCAAGCCCAAGAACGCTTCGCGGTGCTGTTGTTGGATGTGAAAAACTGCCTGATCGGGACGCAGGTGATTTCCATCGGCACGGCCACGGAAACCCTCGCCCACCCCCGCGATATTTTCCGCGAAGTCATCCGCAAAAATGCTACCCGCGTCATCGTCGCCCACAACCACCCCTCCGGCAGCACCGACCCCTCCCCCGAAGACATCCAACTCACGGCCCAACTCCTCCAAGCCGCCCAACTTCTCGCGATCCCCCTCCTCGATCACCTCATTCTCGGCAATGGCAACTACAGCAGCCTCCGCAAACTGACGGAACTTTGGGAACAATACCCCCAAGGCGATTGA
- the nadC gene encoding carboxylating nicotinate-nucleotide diphosphorylase codes for MVAVLPPWVVLDPLLAQWLREDIGRGDRTTSALFPPTAPPMAAHWIAKADGVVAGLDLAARVFQMLDPQSHSQKHCNDGDPCPAGTVVSEFTATPAALLMGERVALNLVMRLSGIATATAAYVAQLADLPTRFVDTRKTTPGLRILEKYASQVGGATNHRMGLDDAVMLKDNHIAAAGGIGNAIAQVRAAMPYPLNIEVETTNPAEIEEAIAHHADIIMLDNMPPAQMRDAVTRIRAANPRIQIEASGNITLATIRTVAETGVDFISSSAPVTRSPWLDISMRWGRPT; via the coding sequence ATGGTTGCTGTGTTACCGCCTTGGGTTGTGCTTGATCCGCTGTTGGCGCAGTGGTTACGGGAGGATATTGGCCGGGGCGATCGCACCACCTCGGCCCTGTTTCCCCCCACCGCGCCCCCCATGGCGGCCCATTGGATCGCCAAAGCCGACGGCGTAGTCGCAGGCCTCGATTTGGCCGCACGGGTGTTTCAAATGCTCGACCCCCAAAGTCACAGCCAAAAACACTGCAACGATGGCGATCCCTGCCCAGCGGGAACCGTGGTAAGCGAATTTACCGCCACGCCAGCGGCCTTGTTGATGGGGGAACGGGTGGCGCTCAATCTGGTGATGCGGTTGAGCGGGATTGCGACGGCAACGGCGGCCTATGTGGCGCAACTGGCCGACTTGCCGACGCGCTTTGTGGATACGCGCAAAACTACACCCGGCCTGCGGATTCTGGAGAAATACGCCAGTCAGGTGGGGGGCGCGACCAATCATCGGATGGGGCTAGACGATGCGGTGATGTTGAAGGATAACCATATTGCAGCGGCGGGGGGGATTGGTAACGCGATCGCCCAAGTCCGCGCCGCCATGCCCTACCCGTTAAACATCGAAGTGGAAACGACGAACCCGGCGGAAATTGAGGAAGCGATCGCCCATCACGCCGACATCATCATGCTCGACAATATGCCCCCCGCCCAAATGCGCGACGCTGTAACTCGGATTCGCGCCGCCAACCCCCGCATCCAAATCGAGGCTTCCGGTAACATCACCCTTGCCACCATCCGCACCGTGGCGGAAACTGGCGTGGACTTCATCTCCAGCAGTGCCCCGGTGACGCGATCGCCCTGGTTAGATATCAGTATGCGCTGGGGTCGTCCCACCTAG
- a CDS encoding DUF445 domain-containing protein, giving the protein MEPETLWLALIPPIAGGIIGYFTNDLAIQMLFRPYQAIYIGKWRLPFTPGLIPRNQERLARRVSDTIMGSLLTPGELQRLTKRLLQKERVQEALLWFLQLALKQVQAEQEQKTATILANILRDLFSGSLPRILRVLARREDFLAEQINYIFDQVVLEFQLTDSQSRQLADWLLQVVLPPDVLRQALIDFLTDRNIQIIDEGLREKTSGTTWVMANLFGVRNSLVRLRTFCLDEKEITNARLKELVLSLEVRDRIRFWLQNISLQNLPLSTVRQLRKTTRESIRAYVRDKGGDLLEQLGASVDWDGLAKILLKRLRDSEVLNTSLKTVSWELALLLERYLEEELEILVAKILPILALDQVISERVMATSAAELEAAVQGIVKSELQAIVNLGGILGLVIGSLQSAWLLLR; this is encoded by the coding sequence GTGGAACCTGAAACCCTCTGGCTTGCGTTGATTCCACCCATTGCGGGCGGCATCATTGGTTACTTCACCAACGATCTAGCCATCCAAATGCTCTTTCGCCCCTACCAGGCGATCTACATCGGCAAATGGCGACTGCCCTTCACCCCCGGCCTGATTCCCCGCAACCAAGAACGCCTCGCCCGGCGCGTTTCTGACACGATCATGGGGTCACTCCTCACCCCCGGCGAACTCCAACGCCTCACCAAACGCCTGCTCCAAAAAGAGCGCGTCCAAGAGGCTCTCCTCTGGTTTTTGCAACTGGCCCTCAAACAAGTCCAAGCCGAACAAGAACAAAAAACCGCCACCATTCTCGCCAATATTTTGCGGGATTTATTTAGTGGTTCGTTGCCGCGTATTCTGCGCGTTTTGGCCCGTCGTGAAGATTTTTTAGCCGAGCAAATTAACTATATTTTCGATCAAGTGGTGTTGGAATTCCAACTCACCGACAGCCAATCCCGCCAACTCGCCGATTGGCTCTTGCAGGTGGTGTTGCCGCCCGATGTCCTCCGCCAAGCCTTGATTGATTTCCTCACCGATCGCAATATCCAAATCATCGATGAAGGGCTACGGGAAAAAACCAGCGGCACGACTTGGGTGATGGCGAATTTATTTGGGGTGCGCAATTCGTTAGTGCGGTTGCGGACGTTTTGTTTAGATGAAAAAGAAATCACCAATGCCCGGTTAAAAGAATTGGTATTGTCCCTTGAAGTGCGCGATCGCATCCGGTTTTGGCTGCAAAATATTTCCCTCCAAAACCTGCCCTTAAGCACCGTCCGCCAACTGCGCAAAACCACCCGCGAAAGCATCCGCGCCTACGTCCGCGATAAAGGGGGCGACCTCCTCGAACAGTTGGGCGCATCGGTGGATTGGGACGGCCTCGCGAAAATCTTGCTCAAACGCTTGCGGGATTCGGAAGTGCTCAACACCTCCCTCAAAACCGTCAGTTGGGAACTCGCCCTCCTCCTCGAACGCTACCTCGAAGAAGAACTCGAAATCCTCGTGGCCAAAATCCTCCCCATCCTGGCCCTCGATCAGGTGATTTCTGAGCGCGTCATGGCCACATCCGCCGCCGAGTTAGAAGCCGCTGTGCAGGGCATTGTTAAAAGTGAACTGCAAGCGATCGTCAATCTGGGCGGCATCCTCGGCCTCGTCATCGGTAGCCTCCAATCCGCCTGGCTCCTCCTCCGCTAA
- the ubiE gene encoding bifunctional demethylmenaquinone methyltransferase/2-methoxy-6-polyprenyl-1,4-benzoquinol methylase UbiE — protein MTATAQSIRDLFDRIAPVYDDLNEQLSWGLHRVWKKMAVQWAEPRRGDRALDLCCGSGDLALLLADAVGPQGEVWGIDFSVAQLNTATQRAQARLPHRTHTLQWREGDALAIPCDADAFDCATMGYGLRNVTDIPRALRELHRVLKPGGKAAILDFHRPEHPWVRQFQTWYLDHVVLPTATRFDLTDDYAYIAPSVEKFPTGREQIALAHQAGFPTAAHYPLFGGMMGVLVVQTAYNR, from the coding sequence ATGACCGCCACTGCCCAGAGTATCCGCGATCTGTTTGACCGTATTGCCCCGGTCTACGACGACCTCAACGAACAACTGAGTTGGGGACTACATCGAGTCTGGAAAAAAATGGCAGTGCAGTGGGCCGAACCCCGGCGGGGCGATCGCGCCTTAGATCTCTGTTGTGGCAGTGGCGATCTTGCCCTTCTCCTCGCCGATGCCGTCGGCCCTCAGGGGGAAGTGTGGGGCATTGATTTTTCAGTTGCTCAACTCAACACCGCCACCCAACGCGCTCAGGCACGATTGCCCCATCGCACCCACACCCTCCAATGGCGCGAAGGCGATGCCCTCGCCATCCCCTGCGATGCCGATGCCTTCGACTGCGCCACCATGGGCTATGGTCTGCGCAATGTCACCGACATTCCCCGCGCCCTCCGGGAACTCCACCGCGTCCTCAAGCCCGGCGGCAAAGCGGCCATCCTCGACTTTCACCGTCCGGAACATCCCTGGGTGCGCCAATTCCAAACCTGGTATCTGGATCACGTCGTTCTTCCCACCGCCACCCGCTTCGACCTCACCGACGACTACGCCTACATCGCCCCCAGTGTCGAAAAATTCCCCACCGGCCGCGAACAGATCGCCCTCGCCCACCAAGCCGGTTTCCCCACCGCCGCCCATTACCCCCTCTTTGGGGGGATGATGGGGGTGCTCGTTGTCCAAACAGCGTACAATCGTTAA
- a CDS encoding response regulator translates to MNTLLAGLDDVTRQITSMDRKKKPKMLVVDDEPDNLDLLYRTFRRDFRVFKADSGISALEVLSEEGEVAVIISDQRMPEMKGTEFLSKTVPDFPDTVRIILTGFTDVEDLVDAINSGQVYKYITKPWDPNELKVVVDRAAETYDLLKQRTEQLQRAEEQAKLLSIIADVSQSAMEFAQCLDPLAAALGESFSADGCVVRQVQAGQLGGAEGRHDQPVAIDSDPLVQTAIASGKTQVWVNSPSTPPPEGTPYQETGLQLHLVLPLHYRDQLLAVLSLQWGRSPKPSEEEIHLIHLAAQQTVLALAAAS, encoded by the coding sequence ATGAATACCTTGCTCGCCGGCCTTGATGATGTTACACGCCAGATAACCAGTATGGATCGTAAAAAGAAACCCAAAATGCTTGTTGTTGATGACGAGCCAGATAATCTTGATCTGCTCTATCGCACCTTTCGGCGTGATTTTCGGGTCTTTAAAGCCGACAGTGGCATCAGTGCCTTAGAGGTTCTGTCCGAAGAAGGAGAAGTGGCTGTCATCATCTCGGATCAGCGCATGCCAGAGATGAAAGGAACAGAATTTCTCAGTAAAACCGTGCCGGATTTCCCGGACACCGTGCGGATTATTCTCACGGGTTTTACCGACGTGGAAGATCTCGTCGATGCGATCAACTCCGGGCAGGTTTATAAATACATCACCAAACCCTGGGACCCCAACGAACTGAAGGTGGTTGTTGATCGGGCGGCGGAAACCTACGACCTGCTCAAACAGCGCACGGAACAACTCCAACGCGCCGAAGAACAAGCTAAATTGCTCTCGATCATCGCGGATGTGTCCCAATCCGCGATGGAATTCGCTCAGTGCCTCGACCCCTTGGCGGCGGCTCTCGGCGAAAGCTTTTCGGCCGATGGTTGTGTGGTGCGTCAGGTGCAGGCGGGTCAATTGGGAGGGGCGGAAGGTCGCCACGATCAACCCGTTGCCATTGACAGTGATCCCCTGGTGCAAACGGCGATCGCTAGCGGTAAAACCCAAGTCTGGGTCAATTCCCCCAGCACGCCGCCCCCAGAGGGTACACCCTACCAAGAGACGGGGTTACAACTCCATCTGGTGTTGCCCCTCCATTATCGCGATCAACTCTTAGCGGTGTTGTCGTTGCAATGGGGGCGATCGCCCAAACCCAGCGAAGAGGAAATTCACCTGATCCACCTCGCTGCCCAACAGACGGTGTTAGCCTTGGCCGCAGCCTCCTAA
- a CDS encoding glycosyltransferase family 39 protein: MKRFLKLNLKNSTKSEAIALLVIVAVGLGLRLLCLDLKPLWVDEVITSIFGLGLGFEAIPTEQVLPVAALPLLFQFNAAADCPAIAHHLATQSTHPPLFFCLLHTWLGWIPQASLAVATRSFAVLWGMVGIVALYGLNRVGFSRSAALTGAGLMALSPFAVYLSQEARHYTLPMALLTIALTAQVQIHHDLQHKRQRPWLWVLWGGISCGAIYSHYFCALAVLAQGVTLLLFLRRDRPPISPGNLGRNLLLFSLPFGFFLPWLPVLLQHINSPKTGWLSPPAGLAPLGQTLVGWIVMLFVPPIEGQPRSLQIGLGLLTLVLVILLIRQMIQGWRRLGPSVTRFTLTTVVAIVVVEYFFLIYGLGKDISIAPRYHFVYFPAVCALLGAVWSVQRVRWRCFWAGVLIVSSLGVVFDLALQKPYAPAEVAAQFNRDRAPILVVMAYQNTLEMAVGLSYGLAFAAERPPDQPAAFTLLSYAEGYDPVWQRLATLSPAELAIAPHALWMIAPGYLDDAFPETVRLRQDQDCQIDPLHFYRIGFPYQRYQCHEISQKSKTSP, translated from the coding sequence TTGAAGCGATTCCTGAAGCTGAACCTGAAGAACTCGACTAAATCAGAGGCGATCGCACTCCTCGTGATCGTGGCGGTGGGTCTGGGCTTGCGCCTGCTCTGCCTCGATCTCAAACCCCTGTGGGTGGATGAGGTGATCACCAGTATTTTCGGCCTCGGTTTGGGGTTTGAAGCAATCCCGACGGAGCAAGTGTTACCCGTGGCGGCGCTACCACTGCTGTTTCAGTTCAATGCTGCCGCCGATTGCCCTGCGATCGCCCACCATCTCGCCACCCAATCCACCCATCCGCCCCTCTTTTTCTGTCTCCTCCATACCTGGCTCGGTTGGATTCCCCAGGCATCCCTTGCCGTGGCGACGCGGAGTTTTGCGGTGCTGTGGGGGATGGTGGGGATTGTGGCACTCTATGGGTTAAATCGGGTCGGATTTTCGCGATCGGCGGCGTTAACCGGGGCGGGGTTGATGGCCCTGTCTCCCTTTGCGGTGTACCTCTCCCAAGAAGCGCGGCACTACACCCTGCCCATGGCGCTACTCACGATCGCCCTCACCGCCCAAGTCCAAATTCACCACGATCTCCAGCACAAACGCCAACGCCCCTGGCTCTGGGTGCTGTGGGGGGGAATCAGTTGCGGGGCGATCTATAGTCATTATTTTTGTGCCCTGGCGGTGTTGGCCCAGGGGGTGACGTTGCTGCTCTTTTTGAGGCGCGATCGCCCCCCCATTTCCCCTGGCAACCTAGGGCGCAATCTCCTCCTGTTTAGCCTGCCCTTCGGTTTTTTTCTCCCCTGGCTCCCCGTTCTCCTTCAACATATCAACAGCCCAAAAACCGGCTGGCTCTCGCCCCCGGCGGGTCTTGCGCCCCTGGGTCAAACCCTGGTGGGGTGGATTGTGATGCTGTTTGTGCCGCCCATTGAGGGCCAACCGCGATCGCTACAAATTGGCCTCGGTCTCCTTACCCTCGTTCTCGTGATCCTGCTGATCCGACAGATGATCCAGGGGTGGCGACGGCTTGGCCCGTCGGTGACGCGCTTCACCCTGACGACGGTGGTGGCGATCGTGGTGGTGGAGTATTTTTTCTTGATTTACGGGTTGGGGAAAGATATCAGCATCGCGCCCCGCTATCACTTTGTGTATTTTCCGGCGGTCTGTGCGCTGTTGGGGGCGGTGTGGTCGGTGCAGCGGGTGCGGTGGCGTTGTTTTTGGGCGGGGGTTTTGATTGTCAGTAGCTTGGGTGTGGTGTTTGATTTGGCGTTACAGAAACCCTATGCCCCGGCGGAGGTGGCAGCGCAGTTTAATCGCGATCGCGCCCCCATCCTCGTCGTCATGGCCTATCAAAACACCTTAGAAATGGCCGTCGGATTGAGTTACGGCCTCGCCTTCGCCGCCGAACGTCCCCCCGATCAACCCGCCGCCTTCACTCTCTTGAGCTACGCTGAGGGCTATGACCCCGTGTGGCAACGCCTCGCAACGCTGTCCCCGGCGGAATTAGCGATCGCCCCCCATGCTCTGTGGATGATTGCGCCCGGATATCTCGATGATGCTTTTCCGGAAACCGTGCGCCTCCGACAGGATCAAGACTGTCAGATTGATCCACTCCACTTTTATCGGATTGGCTTTCCCTATCAACGCTATCAATGTCATGAGATTTCCCAGAAAAGCAAAACCTCACCGTAA
- a CDS encoding BMC domain-containing protein, whose translation MSQIEIKSRLVNTRTAPPLQPRRRVITESALGLVSTRSFPAIVGTADMMLKSAGVTLVGYENIGGGYCTAIIRGKTADVRLAVEEGARTADQFGQLVSKMVLARPMPNLEAVFPIGSKYFELEQEQRGHSRLSNQSLGLLETRGFPALVGACDAMLKAADVHLAGYEKIGDGLCTALIRGTVANVAVAVDVGMHEAERIGEFSAVMVIPRPLDDLEKTLPIADFWLDKPEPLPNLLPRDKQQHEKSRIALPELEKVPLRRLEKSALPLENLEAIPEAEPEELD comes from the coding sequence ATGTCCCAAATTGAAATCAAGTCCCGGTTGGTAAACACCCGCACCGCGCCTCCGCTGCAACCCCGTCGCCGGGTGATTACTGAAAGTGCCCTCGGCTTGGTTTCCACCCGCAGCTTTCCGGCGATCGTCGGCACAGCAGACATGATGCTCAAGTCCGCAGGCGTGACCCTCGTCGGCTATGAAAACATCGGCGGCGGCTACTGTACCGCGATTATTCGGGGCAAAACCGCCGATGTGCGCCTCGCCGTCGAAGAAGGAGCACGAACGGCGGATCAATTCGGGCAATTGGTCTCCAAAATGGTCTTGGCGCGTCCCATGCCCAACCTTGAAGCCGTCTTTCCCATTGGCTCGAAATATTTTGAACTCGAACAGGAACAACGTGGCCATAGTCGCCTCAGTAATCAATCCTTGGGGTTGCTAGAAACGCGGGGGTTTCCGGCGTTGGTGGGAGCCTGTGATGCGATGTTGAAAGCCGCTGATGTGCATTTGGCGGGCTATGAAAAAATTGGCGATGGTCTGTGTACGGCGTTGATTCGCGGCACGGTGGCGAATGTGGCGGTGGCGGTGGATGTGGGGATGCACGAGGCGGAGCGAATCGGTGAGTTTAGCGCGGTGATGGTGATTCCTCGTCCGTTGGATGATTTGGAAAAAACCCTGCCGATCGCAGACTTCTGGCTCGACAAGCCCGAACCCCTGCCGAACCTCCTGCCCCGCGACAAACAACAGCACGAAAAATCCCGGATTGCCTTGCCGGAACTGGAAAAAGTGCCCCTGCGTCGCCTCGAAAAATCTGCGTTGCCTTTGGAAAACCTTGAAGCGATTCCTGAAGCTGAACCTGAAGAACTCGACTAA
- the purN gene encoding phosphoribosylglycinamide formyltransferase — protein MQTVADSLGFISPPVDPAALVLPQPLKLGVLASGSGSNFGAIAAAIHDHTLNAKIQVLIYNNPKATAKERAAQFDIPAVLLNHRHYDSREALDDAIVTTLKAHGVDWVVMAGWMRIVTSVLIDAFPDRVLNIHPSLLPSFPGIHGVEQALAAGVKVTGCTVHIAHLAVDSGPIIMQAAVPILPDDTADSLHARIQVQEHRIYPQAIALAAHLAQSTTE, from the coding sequence TTGCAAACGGTGGCGGACTCCCTCGGTTTTATTTCGCCTCCGGTTGATCCGGCGGCGTTGGTGCTGCCGCAGCCGCTGAAGTTGGGGGTGTTGGCATCGGGGAGTGGGAGTAATTTTGGGGCGATCGCAGCCGCAATTCACGATCACACCCTCAACGCCAAAATTCAGGTCTTGATCTACAACAACCCGAAAGCAACGGCCAAGGAACGAGCCGCACAATTTGACATTCCGGCGGTGCTCCTGAACCATCGCCACTACGACAGCCGCGAGGCGTTAGATGATGCGATCGTGACCACCCTCAAAGCCCATGGTGTGGACTGGGTGGTAATGGCGGGCTGGATGCGCATTGTCACGTCAGTATTGATCGATGCCTTCCCCGATCGCGTCCTCAACATTCACCCCAGCTTGCTCCCCAGTTTTCCCGGCATCCACGGCGTTGAACAAGCCCTCGCCGCTGGGGTGAAGGTAACCGGCTGCACGGTTCACATCGCCCATCTCGCCGTGGATAGCGGGCCGATCATCATGCAAGCCGCTGTCCCCATCCTCCCCGACGACACCGCCGACAGCCTCCACGCCCGCATCCAAGTCCAAGAACACCGCATCTATCCCCAAGCGATCGCCCTCGCCGCCCACCTTGCCCAATCCACAACGGAATAA
- a CDS encoding ABC transporter permease — protein sequence MADALGWWGVPLAIAAGTMRGGTPFLFVSLGECLTEKSGKINLGLEGTLLTGAMSAYAVSYLSREAVGDVMAPFLGVLVAGLAGMVLGAIHGWLSQQRRVNDVAVGIAMIIFGSGIAFFFGKPFIQPVAPQIPTLNLGAWSDVPAIQAALRISPLFIFGVILAPAMQWFFKSTRWGLLIRAVGDAPEAARAMGVSIFKVRMLSIVGGSFLAGIGGASLSLYYPGVWTELISSGQGLMAVALVIFARWNPVQCLYASLLFGGAQALGPALQSVGVDSFYYLFNAAPYVLTLAIMIITCSPKKTLTGAPGALGKESS from the coding sequence ATGGCGGATGCATTGGGCTGGTGGGGTGTTCCCTTAGCGATCGCAGCCGGAACCATGCGCGGCGGCACACCCTTTCTCTTCGTCAGCTTAGGCGAATGCCTCACGGAAAAAAGCGGCAAAATCAACCTCGGCCTCGAAGGAACCCTCCTCACCGGAGCCATGAGCGCCTACGCTGTCTCCTATCTCAGCCGCGAGGCCGTCGGGGATGTCATGGCTCCGTTTCTGGGGGTGCTGGTGGCCGGTTTAGCCGGGATGGTGCTCGGTGCGATCCACGGTTGGCTCTCCCAACAACGGCGCGTTAATGATGTGGCCGTCGGCATCGCCATGATTATTTTCGGCAGCGGCATCGCCTTTTTCTTCGGTAAACCCTTCATTCAACCCGTCGCCCCCCAAATTCCTACCCTCAACCTCGGTGCTTGGAGCGATGTTCCCGCCATCCAAGCCGCCTTAAGAATCAGCCCCCTCTTTATCTTTGGGGTCATCCTCGCCCCCGCCATGCAGTGGTTTTTTAAATCCACCCGCTGGGGCCTGCTGATCCGTGCGGTGGGAGATGCCCCGGAAGCCGCCCGCGCCATGGGGGTCTCGATCTTCAAAGTGCGGATGCTGAGTATTGTCGGGGGGAGTTTCCTCGCGGGCATTGGTGGCGCGTCCCTCTCCCTCTACTATCCGGGGGTGTGGACGGAATTAATTTCCAGTGGTCAAGGGTTGATGGCGGTGGCGTTGGTGATTTTTGCGCGGTGGAATCCGGTGCAATGTCTCTATGCATCCCTGTTGTTTGGCGGGGCGCAGGCCCTGGGCCCAGCGCTGCAATCCGTCGGCGTTGATTCGTTTTATTACCTCTTCAATGCTGCGCCCTACGTCCTCACCCTGGCGATTATGATCATCACCTGTTCCCCGAAAAAGACCCTCACGGGCGCACCGGGAGCCTTAGGGAAAGAATCATCCTAG